From Pseudomonas sp. LS1212, the proteins below share one genomic window:
- the yidD gene encoding membrane protein insertion efficiency factor YidD, translating to MRKLALVPIQFYRYAISPLMASHCRFYPSCSCYAYEAIENHGLLRGGWLTIRRLGRCHPWNAGGFDPVPPAPSPRTSSIAE from the coding sequence ATGCGTAAACTGGCACTCGTTCCAATCCAGTTTTACCGTTACGCCATCAGTCCACTGATGGCCAGTCACTGTCGTTTCTATCCCAGTTGCTCCTGCTACGCGTATGAAGCCATTGAAAATCATGGCCTTCTGCGCGGTGGCTGGCTGACCATCCGTCGTTTGGGTCGCTGTCACCCGTGGAATGCTGGTGGCTTTGACCCGGTTCCGCCTGCCCCATCTCCCCGTACTTCTTCGATAGCCGAGTAA
- the rnpA gene encoding ribonuclease P protein component produces MVSQDFSREKRLLTPRHFKAVFDSPTGKVPGKNLLLLARENGLDHPRLGLVIGKKSVKLSVQRNRLKRLMRDSFRLHQDLLVGWDIVIVARKGLGDVENPELHQHFGKLWKRLARSRPAPVVNAESVGVDIQNA; encoded by the coding sequence AGTCGGGAAAAGCGTCTTCTCACCCCCCGACACTTCAAAGCGGTCTTTGACTCCCCAACCGGCAAGGTTCCAGGGAAAAACCTCCTGCTCCTTGCTCGCGAAAACGGTCTCGATCATCCCCGCTTGGGGCTTGTGATCGGGAAAAAGAGCGTCAAGCTCTCCGTTCAGCGCAATCGCCTCAAACGCTTGATGCGCGATTCCTTTCGCCTGCACCAGGATCTGCTGGTCGGGTGGGATATCGTGATCGTCGCGCGCAAAGGTTTGGGCGACGTAGAAAACCCAGAATTGCATCAGCACTTTGGCAAACTCTGGAAGCGCCTTGCACGTAGTCGGCCTGCTCCAGTGGTTAACGCCGAATCTGTAGGGGTAGACATTCAAAATGCGTAA